A window of Mucilaginibacter sp. PAMC 26640 contains these coding sequences:
- a CDS encoding LacI family transcriptional regulator, whose amino-acid sequence MKPKKRTTIYDIAKKLNINPSSVSRALNNSNYVNEATKKLILKTAEELNYKRNTLASNLRKGETKTIGVVVPRINQNFFANVIAGIEATTYKKGYNLIICQSDELYDKEVQCINTLINQHVDCIVISISIETNDYKHLQNVMNHNIQLIQFDRVAEELETLKVINDNEQASFEAVHHMIQQGYKRIALLEGPQNLSIFRQRKVGYLRALETNSMAAIPELIIENAWTKELGAKATRQLLSLNNPPDAIFASTSDFSALGVLEVATAMKIKVPSSLGICGYSNEDFTEITSPSITTIDQFSIYMGKTVANLYFQEMDNTETTVVPKVISIKPKLIIRSSTRKS is encoded by the coding sequence ATGAAGCCCAAAAAACGAACTACCATCTACGACATCGCTAAAAAGCTAAACATTAACCCATCTTCGGTATCGAGGGCGCTGAATAACAGCAATTACGTGAATGAGGCAACTAAAAAGCTTATCTTAAAAACGGCGGAAGAATTAAACTACAAACGCAATACGCTTGCATCTAACCTCCGCAAAGGAGAAACAAAAACCATTGGCGTAGTGGTTCCCCGGATCAACCAGAATTTCTTTGCCAATGTTATTGCCGGGATAGAGGCCACCACCTATAAAAAAGGCTATAATTTAATCATTTGCCAATCGGACGAGCTTTATGACAAGGAAGTGCAGTGTATCAATACGCTTATCAATCAGCATGTAGATTGTATCGTGATTTCTATATCGATAGAAACAAATGATTATAAACACTTGCAAAACGTAATGAATCACAATATACAACTGATTCAATTTGATCGCGTAGCTGAAGAACTGGAAACACTAAAGGTGATCAATGATAACGAACAGGCTTCATTCGAGGCCGTACATCACATGATTCAGCAAGGTTACAAACGTATAGCCCTTCTGGAGGGGCCGCAGAATCTCAGTATTTTCCGCCAGCGGAAGGTGGGTTATTTACGTGCGCTGGAAACTAATTCCATGGCGGCTATACCGGAATTGATCATAGAGAACGCCTGGACAAAAGAACTTGGTGCAAAGGCTACCCGCCAATTATTGAGCCTCAATAATCCTCCTGATGCAATCTTTGCATCTACTTCCGATTTCTCTGCATTAGGTGTTTTAGAAGTAGCGACGGCCATGAAGATCAAGGTACCGTCTTCTCTTGGGATTTGCGGCTATTCCAACGAGGACTTTACTGAAATCACCAGTCCTTCAATTACTACTATTGATCAGTTTAGCATTTACATGGGTAAAACGGTGGCCAATCTGTACTTTCAGGAAATGGATAATACCGAGACTACAGTAGTACCGAAGGTGATCAGCATCAAACCGAAGCTGATCATCCGTTCGTCTACTCGGAAAAGTTAA
- a CDS encoding carbohydrate kinase, with translation MLLLGIDLGTSSVKVSVIDSSTQQSIASAQYPDVESPIKALQPGWAEQSPDTWWDQVQKAILLCHQKGSYNPQDIAAIGIAYQMHGLVVVDKNNKVLRDSIIWCDSRAVEIGNEAFHSIGEEKCLATFLNSPGNFTASKLAWVKANEPEIYAKIDKLMLPGDFISLRLTGQATSSVSALSEGVFYDFLKNELSADILNYFEFDKDLFPQIDPVFSVHGTVIQTVAESLKLKTGIPVTYKAGDQPNNALSLNVLKPGEVAATAGTSGVIYGVSDQLVSDPQSRVNTFAHVNYATDERRTGVLLCINGTGSLNRWAKSLFGTGMDYTEMNRLAASAPTGSEGIRMLPFGNGAERMLNNKQIGVHLHHIDLNLHTHAHIFRAVQEGIASAFRYGLDIMRENGMSPSIIRAGASNLFLSDVFGQSFVNFTGVPVELYKNDGSVGAALGAGIGAGIYSNANDAFTNMMPIKLIEPTENVEHIYDEWRALLTAQLKTT, from the coding sequence ATGTTATTATTAGGAATAGACTTAGGAACATCCTCGGTAAAAGTTTCTGTTATCGATTCGTCCACACAACAATCGATAGCATCTGCCCAATATCCGGATGTGGAATCGCCAATTAAGGCACTGCAACCCGGCTGGGCAGAGCAATCGCCAGATACCTGGTGGGATCAGGTTCAAAAGGCTATCCTTCTTTGCCATCAAAAAGGCAGTTACAATCCGCAGGATATTGCTGCCATTGGCATCGCATATCAAATGCACGGCTTGGTTGTAGTTGATAAAAATAATAAAGTGCTTCGCGATAGCATCATTTGGTGCGATAGCCGCGCAGTAGAGATTGGTAATGAAGCTTTCCACTCTATTGGAGAGGAAAAATGCCTCGCTACGTTTTTAAATTCACCGGGTAATTTTACGGCCTCTAAACTAGCCTGGGTAAAAGCCAATGAGCCGGAGATCTATGCAAAGATTGATAAGTTGATGTTACCAGGAGATTTTATTTCACTGAGATTAACTGGGCAGGCAACAAGTTCGGTATCTGCGTTGTCCGAAGGGGTGTTTTATGATTTCCTGAAAAATGAGCTTTCCGCAGATATATTAAATTATTTTGAATTCGATAAAGATCTCTTCCCTCAGATAGACCCGGTGTTTTCGGTTCATGGTACGGTAATCCAAACCGTAGCTGAAAGTCTGAAATTAAAAACCGGTATCCCGGTTACCTATAAGGCCGGCGATCAACCTAATAATGCTTTATCTTTAAATGTGCTTAAACCTGGTGAAGTTGCTGCAACAGCGGGCACATCAGGTGTTATTTATGGGGTAAGCGATCAGCTTGTTAGCGATCCGCAATCACGCGTCAACACGTTTGCACACGTAAACTATGCGACGGATGAAAGACGAACTGGCGTGCTGCTTTGCATTAACGGTACCGGAAGCCTTAACCGCTGGGCTAAATCGCTTTTTGGTACCGGAATGGATTATACAGAAATGAACAGATTGGCAGCCAGTGCTCCAACCGGTAGTGAAGGCATCCGGATGCTGCCATTTGGCAATGGTGCTGAAAGGATGCTTAACAATAAGCAAATAGGGGTACACCTGCATCATATCGATCTTAACCTGCATACCCATGCACATATTTTCCGTGCAGTGCAGGAGGGTATTGCCAGCGCATTCAGATACGGACTGGATATTATGCGGGAGAATGGTATGTCGCCTTCGATCATTAGAGCCGGCGCTTCAAATTTATTTTTGAGTGATGTGTTTGGACAGAGCTTTGTGAATTTTACGGGTGTACCTGTTGAACTTTACAAAAACGACGGCAGCGTTGGCGCCGCATTAGGAGCGGGGATAGGCGCCGGAATTTACAGCAATGCTAATGACGCATTCACCAATATGATGCCTATCAAATTGATTGAACCTACGGAGAACGTAGAACACATTTATGACGAATGGCGGGCATTATTAACAGCACAATTAAAAACAACATAA
- a CDS encoding xylose isomerase (catalyzes the interconversion of D-xylose to D-xylulose), which translates to MTVVTGEKEFFKGIEQIKYEGPQSDNPLAFRWYDADKVVAGKTMKEQLRFACAYWHSFNGNGADPFGGATHVFPWDAKADAIERAKDKMDAAFEFITKMNLPYYCFHDIDVVDYTNDVADNENRLQVMVEYAKQKQAASGVKLLWGTANVFSHSRYMNGASTNPDFHVLAHAGAQVKAAIDATIALGGENYVFWGGREGYMSLLNTDMKREQEHLAKFLHTAKDYARKQGFKGTFFIEPKPCEPTKHQYDYDAATVLGFLQKYDLMGDFKLNLEVNHATLAGHTFQHELQVAADNGLLGSIDANRGDIQNGWDTDQFPNDITEVSEYMLIILEAGGFAGGGINFDAKIRRNSTDPADLFYAHVGGMDVFARALLIADNILQKSDYKKVRTDRYASFDSGAGKDYENGAMSLEDLRNFAASSGEPAVTSGKQEYLENLVNRYI; encoded by the coding sequence ATGACAGTTGTAACGGGCGAGAAAGAATTTTTTAAAGGAATAGAACAGATAAAATACGAAGGGCCGCAGTCTGATAATCCACTGGCGTTTCGCTGGTACGATGCAGATAAAGTAGTTGCTGGCAAAACCATGAAAGAGCAACTGCGTTTTGCTTGCGCTTATTGGCATTCCTTTAATGGTAACGGTGCCGATCCGTTTGGAGGTGCAACGCATGTATTCCCCTGGGATGCCAAAGCTGATGCTATAGAACGCGCAAAAGACAAAATGGATGCCGCATTTGAATTCATTACCAAAATGAATTTGCCATATTATTGTTTCCATGATATAGATGTTGTTGATTATACCAACGATGTAGCTGATAACGAAAACCGTTTACAAGTCATGGTGGAATACGCCAAACAAAAACAAGCCGCAAGCGGCGTTAAATTGCTTTGGGGTACGGCTAATGTGTTTAGCCATTCGCGTTATATGAATGGCGCATCTACCAATCCTGACTTTCATGTGCTGGCACATGCTGGTGCACAGGTAAAAGCAGCTATTGATGCAACCATTGCTTTAGGTGGCGAAAATTATGTTTTCTGGGGGGGGCGTGAAGGTTACATGAGCCTGCTTAATACAGATATGAAACGCGAACAGGAGCACTTAGCTAAGTTTCTGCATACAGCTAAAGACTATGCACGCAAACAAGGATTTAAAGGCACGTTCTTTATCGAACCAAAACCTTGCGAGCCGACCAAACACCAGTACGATTATGATGCCGCTACCGTATTAGGTTTTCTACAGAAGTACGATTTAATGGGCGACTTTAAACTTAACCTGGAAGTTAATCACGCTACACTGGCCGGCCATACTTTTCAGCATGAATTACAGGTTGCGGCAGATAACGGTCTGTTAGGCTCTATAGATGCTAACCGTGGCGATATCCAGAACGGATGGGATACCGATCAGTTCCCTAACGATATTACCGAGGTGTCAGAATATATGCTGATCATATTAGAAGCAGGTGGTTTTGCTGGTGGCGGTATCAACTTTGATGCAAAGATCCGTCGTAATTCAACAGATCCTGCGGATTTGTTTTATGCACACGTTGGCGGTATGGATGTATTTGCAAGGGCTTTACTCATTGCCGATAATATTCTCCAGAAATCCGACTATAAAAAAGTAAGGACAGACCGCTATGCATCTTTTGACAGCGGTGCGGGTAAAGATTATGAAAATGGCGCAATGTCATTAGAAGATCTGCGCAATTTTGCAGCTAGTAGTGGCGAACCCGCAGTAACCAGCGGTAAGCAAGAATACCTGGAAAACTTGGTGAACAGGTACATATAG
- a CDS encoding peptidase M16 → MIKPLKSVLLTSSFALMALAASAQVSAQPKLVEKVARKGTELVIPYEKYVLPNGLTVILAEDHSDPLVHVDITYHVGSAREEIGKSGFAHFFEHMMFQGSEHVSNGDHFKFITEAGGTLNGSTNRDRTNYYETVPANQLEKMLWLESDRMGFLLDSVTQRKFEVQRATVKNERGQNYDNRPYGLASEYTSKNLYPYGHPYSWLTIGYIEELNKVGVNDLKNFFLRWYGPNNATITIGGDLNPKQTLEWVSKYFGGIPRGPVVKGATFPAPVLSADRYVSYVDNYAKLPLLSITYPGVKIYDKDMSPLDALSEIIGQGRNSIFYKNFVKTRKAAQASMGSSNTELAGEITLRIIPFPGQTLADAQKLVAESLAEFEKTGVTEDALTRFKASAEANYINGLASVSGKVSELAQAQYLTGNPNQLGRELADIRAVTKEDVMRVYNQYIKGKPSVILSVLPKGGAIAPSAPDNFTINTSGYNRPDYGYNGLIYKKAKDNFNRSAKPGVGPNPAIKVPAIWSATTPNGIQIIGTKNSEIPSVSLQMTIKGGGLYAIDNSAKAGVAGLVARMMNEDTKNYTAEQYNSELDKLGSSIGVYAGGEEIAISVSSLTKNFAKTMALLQERLYNPKFTQDALDRLKKQTMEGFKQAKTQPAGVASTVYSKILYGNENVRTYATGGNEESVAGITLQDIQDYYDKYITPSQTKIVIVGDVNEGTARGNLAFLNTWKDKKVSIPTPAAGKSFDKTTLYLVDIPNAAQSEIRIGYLDNLNYDATGDYYKLGIANYILGGAFNSHINLNLREKKGWTYGARSGFNSGKYGGDFTASAGVLATATDSSVVEFIKEIRNYNAQGITPDELKFTQTSIGQSDARRYETNGQKAAFLSRILEYDLRPTYVDEQNKILQNITPAEINKLASKYLNTDNMVILVVGDKAKILPGLQKLGYPIVELDADGKPKQ, encoded by the coding sequence ATGATCAAACCTCTAAAGAGTGTCCTGCTTACCTCGTCATTCGCGCTAATGGCGCTTGCGGCATCGGCTCAGGTAAGCGCCCAGCCTAAACTGGTAGAAAAAGTAGCACGCAAGGGAACCGAGTTAGTGATTCCATATGAAAAATATGTTTTACCTAACGGACTAACTGTTATACTGGCTGAAGATCATTCGGATCCTTTGGTGCATGTCGACATTACTTACCACGTTGGTTCGGCAAGGGAGGAGATCGGTAAATCGGGCTTCGCACACTTTTTTGAACACATGATGTTCCAGGGAAGTGAGCACGTAAGTAATGGAGATCATTTTAAGTTCATTACCGAAGCAGGGGGCACACTTAACGGTTCGACCAACCGCGACCGTACCAATTATTACGAAACGGTGCCTGCTAACCAGTTAGAAAAAATGCTATGGCTGGAATCAGACCGTATGGGTTTTCTTTTGGATTCGGTAACCCAGCGTAAATTTGAAGTGCAGCGCGCAACAGTTAAGAACGAACGTGGCCAAAACTATGATAACCGCCCTTACGGTCTTGCTTCAGAATATACCTCTAAAAATTTATACCCATACGGACACCCTTACTCCTGGTTAACTATCGGATATATAGAGGAGTTGAACAAAGTTGGCGTGAATGATCTGAAGAACTTTTTCCTGAGATGGTATGGTCCAAATAACGCTACGATCACGATCGGGGGAGATTTAAATCCTAAACAAACCCTGGAGTGGGTGAGCAAATATTTCGGCGGTATTCCCCGCGGCCCGGTTGTAAAGGGTGCCACATTCCCGGCACCGGTATTAAGTGCAGATCGTTATGTGTCATACGTTGATAATTACGCTAAACTACCTTTGTTATCCATAACTTATCCGGGCGTGAAGATTTATGATAAAGATATGTCACCGCTGGATGCTTTATCTGAAATCATCGGCCAGGGCCGTAATTCTATCTTTTACAAAAACTTCGTAAAAACCCGTAAGGCCGCCCAGGCTTCCATGGGTTCATCCAATACAGAATTAGCTGGTGAAATCACCTTGCGCATTATTCCATTCCCGGGTCAAACGCTGGCAGATGCACAAAAGTTAGTTGCAGAATCTTTAGCTGAATTCGAAAAAACCGGCGTTACGGAAGATGCGCTTACCCGATTCAAGGCCAGCGCTGAAGCAAATTACATCAATGGGCTGGCAAGTGTCAGTGGCAAGGTTTCTGAGTTGGCACAGGCACAGTACCTTACCGGCAATCCTAATCAACTCGGCCGGGAGCTCGCGGATATCCGTGCGGTGACTAAAGAGGATGTGATGCGGGTTTATAATCAGTATATTAAAGGTAAACCGTCGGTTATCTTAAGTGTATTACCAAAGGGAGGTGCCATAGCACCATCTGCCCCAGACAACTTTACCATAAATACTTCAGGTTATAACAGGCCGGATTATGGCTATAACGGTTTAATTTATAAAAAAGCAAAAGACAATTTTAACCGTTCGGCAAAACCGGGAGTGGGCCCAAACCCGGCTATCAAAGTTCCGGCTATTTGGTCGGCTACTACGCCAAATGGTATTCAGATCATCGGTACAAAAAACAGTGAGATTCCGTCAGTTTCCCTGCAAATGACCATTAAAGGAGGGGGGCTTTATGCTATAGATAACTCGGCAAAGGCCGGTGTTGCTGGTTTGGTAGCCCGTATGATGAACGAGGATACAAAAAATTACACAGCTGAGCAGTACAACTCCGAATTGGATAAGTTGGGAAGCAGTATCGGTGTATACGCCGGTGGTGAAGAGATTGCCATCAGCGTTTCATCGTTGACCAAAAACTTTGCCAAAACCATGGCGCTTTTGCAGGAGCGTTTATACAACCCTAAATTTACCCAGGATGCTTTAGATCGCTTGAAAAAACAAACGATGGAAGGCTTTAAGCAGGCAAAAACCCAACCGGCGGGTGTAGCATCTACTGTTTACAGCAAAATTTTGTATGGTAATGAAAATGTGCGAACTTATGCTACTGGTGGCAACGAGGAAAGTGTTGCTGGTATTACGTTACAGGATATACAGGATTATTACGACAAATATATTACGCCTTCACAAACAAAAATTGTAATTGTGGGTGATGTTAACGAAGGAACTGCAAGGGGTAACCTAGCTTTCCTGAATACCTGGAAGGATAAAAAGGTAAGTATTCCAACCCCGGCAGCGGGTAAATCGTTCGATAAAACCACACTGTATCTGGTGGATATTCCTAATGCTGCACAATCTGAAATCAGGATAGGTTACCTGGATAATTTGAACTACGATGCTACCGGCGATTATTACAAACTGGGCATTGCTAACTATATATTGGGTGGTGCTTTTAATAGTCACATTAACCTAAACCTGCGCGAGAAAAAAGGCTGGACCTATGGTGCACGCTCTGGCTTCAATTCGGGTAAATACGGGGGCGACTTCACAGCATCAGCAGGTGTGTTAGCTACCGCTACCGATAGCTCTGTTGTAGAATTTATTAAGGAGATTCGCAATTACAATGCACAGGGGATTACGCCTGATGAATTGAAATTTACCCAAACCTCCATAGGACAAAGTGATGCCCGCCGTTATGAAACCAACGGACAAAAAGCGGCATTCCTCTCGCGGATATTAGAGTATGATTTGAGACCCACTTATGTTGATGAACAAAATAAAATCCTGCAAAATATTACACCTGCGGAGATCAACAAGCTTGCATCAAAATATTTGAATACCGATAACATGGTTATACTAGTGGTGGGAGATAAAGCAAAGATATTGCCCGGGCTGCAAAAATTAGGCTACCCAATTGTGGAGCTGGATGCTGATGGCAAACCTAAACAATAA
- a CDS encoding radical SAM protein, with translation MNEERITEKLNILADAAKYDVSCASSGSKRKNENKGLGNASNGICHSYTEDGRCVSLLKILLTNHCIFDCAYCVSRKNNDIKRAAFTVQEVVDLTINFYRRNYIEGLFLSSGIFKDADYTMERLVRVAKKLRTEHKFNGYIHLKSIPGASDELMNEAGLYADRLSVNLELPTPAGLKLLAPDKDQRDMIKPMGYLKHAIIKHTEEKKLFKKAPLFAPAGQSTQMIIGATPENDSQVLQSANYFYKNFNLKRVYYSGYVPVLTDSRLPALNTAVPMVRENRLYQADWLMRFYGFNVNEIVSKSQPHLDLDIDPKLGWAIRNMQAFPVDINKADLQMILRVPGIGLLSAKKIVSARRFGKLNWDQLKKMGVSLNRAKYFMICNSNEFERRDLTGTNIKQFILATSQSKYLKNNQSQLNLF, from the coding sequence ATGAATGAGGAGAGGATTACGGAGAAGTTGAACATATTGGCAGATGCCGCAAAATACGATGTGTCTTGTGCCAGCAGCGGAAGCAAGCGTAAGAATGAAAACAAAGGTTTAGGTAATGCCAGCAATGGCATTTGTCATTCCTATACAGAGGACGGGCGCTGTGTTTCATTGCTGAAGATTTTGCTTACCAATCATTGTATCTTTGATTGTGCCTATTGCGTATCCCGAAAAAACAATGATATCAAACGGGCTGCCTTTACCGTTCAGGAAGTGGTTGACCTCACCATCAACTTTTATCGCAGAAATTATATCGAAGGACTTTTTTTGAGTTCGGGCATTTTTAAAGATGCTGATTATACTATGGAGCGCCTGGTAAGGGTAGCCAAAAAGCTAAGAACCGAACATAAATTCAATGGATATATTCACCTTAAATCAATTCCTGGAGCTAGTGATGAATTGATGAACGAGGCTGGTTTGTATGCAGATCGGTTAAGTGTTAACCTTGAATTACCAACGCCTGCCGGGTTGAAACTTCTGGCGCCAGACAAAGATCAGCGTGATATGATCAAGCCGATGGGTTATTTAAAGCATGCCATCATCAAACATACCGAGGAAAAAAAACTTTTTAAAAAGGCACCGCTGTTTGCTCCGGCAGGGCAGAGTACCCAGATGATCATTGGCGCAACACCCGAAAACGACAGCCAGGTTTTGCAATCAGCTAACTATTTTTATAAAAATTTTAATCTTAAAAGGGTTTATTATTCTGGCTATGTTCCTGTACTTACAGACAGTCGCTTGCCTGCTTTGAACACTGCGGTACCTATGGTTCGTGAAAACCGATTGTACCAGGCCGATTGGTTAATGCGTTTTTATGGCTTTAATGTAAATGAGATCGTGAGTAAATCACAGCCTCATCTAGATTTGGATATTGATCCCAAATTAGGATGGGCCATTCGTAATATGCAAGCTTTCCCGGTTGATATCAACAAAGCTGATTTGCAAATGATTCTCAGGGTACCAGGCATCGGCTTGCTTTCTGCAAAAAAAATTGTAAGCGCCCGCAGGTTTGGGAAATTGAATTGGGATCAACTCAAGAAAATGGGAGTGAGCCTAAATCGGGCGAAATATTTTATGATTTGCAACAGCAATGAATTCGAACGGCGGGATTTAACCGGGACTAATATTAAGCAGTTCATTTTGGCTACATCCCAAAGTAAGTATTTAAAGAATAACCAATCCCAACTTAATCTTTTTTAA
- a CDS encoding DNA metabolism protein, protein MTTLIYDGTFEGLLTVIFEIYAQNLGLVKLQTGVERDGALFENVLTVVTDEARATRVLKGLKQKVSSTGVQRLYAAHLAEISGEDLNLVGYIRHAFDSAINIEEDYGNKFVMRVSELVRMIRREKHRMEAFIRFQKLTDETYYASIEPDFNVLPLLNRHFKNRYADQKWLIYDIKRKYGLYYDLHDTQFIDIDFSGNNKAGNVMVSFSPDEPIYQHLWKNYFHSVNIISRKNTKLHLRHIPKRYWRHLTEKI, encoded by the coding sequence ATGACCACCTTAATATATGATGGCACATTTGAAGGGTTGCTTACCGTGATTTTCGAAATATACGCCCAAAATTTGGGGCTGGTAAAGTTGCAAACGGGCGTCGAACGGGATGGGGCTTTGTTTGAAAATGTGTTGACTGTAGTGACAGACGAAGCCCGCGCCACCCGGGTGCTAAAAGGATTAAAACAAAAAGTGTCGTCTACTGGCGTACAGCGCCTCTATGCCGCTCATCTTGCTGAAATAAGTGGCGAGGATTTGAATTTGGTAGGATATATTCGGCATGCATTTGATAGCGCTATCAATATTGAGGAAGACTATGGGAACAAATTTGTAATGCGGGTATCAGAATTGGTTCGCATGATCAGGCGGGAGAAGCACCGGATGGAAGCTTTCATCCGTTTTCAAAAGCTCACAGATGAAACTTACTATGCTTCGATTGAGCCCGACTTTAATGTTTTGCCATTGCTTAACCGACATTTCAAAAATCGCTACGCGGATCAAAAATGGCTGATCTATGATATCAAACGGAAATATGGCCTGTATTACGATCTGCACGATACGCAATTTATTGATATTGATTTCTCTGGCAATAATAAAGCCGGTAACGTAATGGTTTCATTTTCGCCGGATGAGCCCATTTATCAGCATCTATGGAAAAATTATTTCCATAGTGTGAACATCATTTCCCGGAAAAACACAAAGTTACATTTGCGCCATATCCCCAAGCGGTATTGGCGACATTTAACTGAGAAAATTTAG
- a CDS encoding molecular chaperone Hsc20: MNYFDFYDIAETFKPDSANLKKQFYALSKKYHPDFFANENEARQQEILELSTLNNKAYQTLSDANKLSAYILKQHGLLNEGAKPQLPADFLMEMMEINERLMEIETADQLAAITSEVIAIEGDIVDEMAALTDGYEDLDDSAKESRLIDIANIYYRQKYLLRIKDSLNTFAARFGAIV; encoded by the coding sequence ATGAATTATTTCGATTTTTACGATATCGCTGAAACATTTAAGCCAGATTCAGCGAACTTGAAAAAGCAGTTTTATGCGCTGAGTAAAAAATACCATCCCGATTTTTTTGCAAATGAAAATGAGGCTCGCCAGCAAGAAATACTTGAATTATCTACACTCAACAATAAGGCGTACCAAACCCTATCTGATGCAAATAAGTTGTCGGCCTACATTTTAAAACAGCACGGACTATTAAATGAGGGCGCAAAACCGCAATTACCGGCAGATTTTTTAATGGAAATGATGGAAATTAATGAGCGACTGATGGAAATTGAAACTGCAGACCAGTTAGCGGCGATTACGAGCGAAGTTATTGCCATTGAGGGAGATATAGTTGACGAGATGGCCGCCCTAACTGATGGTTACGAAGACTTGGACGATAGCGCTAAGGAAAGTCGGCTCATCGATATTGCAAATATCTACTACAGACAAAAATATTTGTTGCGAATTAAAGACAGTTTGAATACATTTGCAGCCCGGTTTGGCGCAATTGTATGA